From the genome of Lytechinus pictus isolate F3 Inbred chromosome 4, Lp3.0, whole genome shotgun sequence:
TCCGACAGACAAAATCACAAACCTTGATATAAATAGTTTTAACTGACGAGAATACCTCATACTTGGGCAAAAATGCAACATAACCACCCCATCCCGCCCCCTCCCTCCGTAGTTGTTATAAATTACACAATATCTATTAAAAGGAactaaaaagataagaaaaaggtAGTCTTTGGTGTTTTCAGTGTCTATAGTGTTTGGTAATTCTTATCCTGTCTTGACTGATAGAATTTAAATCCACAAAATCCAATACCAAGAACCGCTACAGCTAAGATGATACCGCCAACGAAACTACCGGCACTAAAACCTTTACTGCTACCGCTATCCGCTGCCTTATCGGTGGTACCAACAGCAGGGCTCTCTGTCGGTGAATCAGTCATGGGTGCTTTGGTGGTTTGTGCCTCGGGTGACGTTTTGTCAGGTGCTGGTGCTTCGGTATTGGGTTTCGTGGTTGTGGAGTCGTTGGCAGCGTCTGTGTCCGGTTCCTTCGCTGTTGTCATATTTTTGGTTGGTCCCACTGTCCATTGGAAGGAGAGATTCAAGAAATTCAAAGTTCAAAGTTTGTCTTTATTTATCCATTTGTTTCGTTCACAACTTAGAGTCAATAAACATCAACATACCATATCAAACATTTAtgataacataaaaaataatgtacagTGAATGTGAATACACATTACATAAttgctacatgtacaaatgtataAAGCTTCAATTTGATATAAGATGACAATATTTTATACTTGAGATTCAGTAGAAATGCGAGACTTACTGCCTAGTACTAATTATTTCAGGAAAAACAAttttagtatttcattcaaataataaatgtaGTATTAACATATTAATTCCAAAAAAGGTTACTGCATTGCCTCCAAAAAAGGTTTAAATCAGATgtgtttatttattctttttttttttattattatgagaAAATAGGAGAAAAGTGAACCatcatttaaaaatatgatattgactTTAATATATATGGAgcttgaaaatgccatcaacTTTTGGAGATGGCAAGATGATTCATCTTGCCAATAACGTTCAAATGTCAACATggtgagatacatgtaccatATCTTGCCAATTTGACATATGAAAAGTTGTAAGTGAACATACCCTGATAATGTATCTCGCCTTGTTGAcatacaactttaaaaaagtaaaatgtggGATTTAATTTCACATGTATATCCACAGCGTGCATGCACCACATCCAGTTCCAGTCCGTGATGTGGCTGTCTACAGATGAACATTCACATGCACGCATGCTGTGGACATAAAATTGGACAACGCATTTCACCATGTTGAAAGACAACTTTACATATCTCAACTTGACAATAGCGtatatcgccatgttgacatatatgTCGACTTCTGTGTTGTCTTGGTGGGATAACATATCTTGCCATCTCAAAAAAGTCTTAGCACAATACAGCTTCCGTGCGTATGGCAATGTTGGAGTCAATTATCAAGACAAAGTGTAAGTTGAAGGTAAACATCAGAGACTAAagccgtattctgaagtcgagtttaattcaaactctgtacatgtaattatgctCATACATTACTTTGAACATGGACCATAAGATCATCATCCTTTGATCTCAGAATACTCagaacaagtacatgtattttgtcattttcttcCCCACCCTACATATTgcaagaaataattattttcatgatctAGTATGGTAATCCTTTGTAAACatataggcccgaattcacaaaggtggttttgaaaacccacggttgaatccatggtttatgtagatttcctgtataaattacgcttaatttagcgcgtgtataaaaatgtccaatgctaatgcgcgcttttgtcactttgcgccaaattgacgcctgttaccatggttagatacgctattttattcatgagtccactgtttgaagagtggactcattaataaaatagcgtggataaccacggcaacaggcatccatttggcgcactgtgacaaaagcgcgcattagcatgggacattttttatacacgcgcccgatacgcgctaaattaagcgtaatctatacaagaaatatacataaaccgtggactcaaccgtgggttttcaaaaccacctgtGTGAATTCGGGCCAGTGTACAGTAAGCTAGGCTGATGAAAAGCATATTACCCTTTTTTTCCCTGATTTGGGATACTTTGAAACCCCTTTCAatataggctacatgtacagtatgcgAGTCAggcaaaaaattaattttttcattttcgggggctacttttcaaaagtacatgtgtactgcctaaatctgcaaaaCTGGATTTAAGCTTTGAATTTGCAGTgaaaggggatttttttttttttggggggggggctcttattttaattttcctGAGCTTTTTTTAGCATTTATGGGGCTGAATCACCCCAAGCCCCCATGTAATTGTAGCCcagccatgaaaaaaaaacatcgatCTTGTATTCAAGCAAGGTGTCCAACTTTTGACGACtgtgtcacccccccccccctcacccctCCCCCAGCAACCTGAACTTACAAGTACAGTGAACAAAACACAATATGAATTTTCCTACCCTCTGCTGTGGTCATATTAAGTGTAGTTGCATCACTAGGTGCTTCTGTTGTAGTTTGAGCCGAGCATGTAACTACTGtataaaggggaaaatatagAGAGAATGTAGATTACAAGAtacgtatacatgtataaaaatcaATCATTGACCATCTATATGAAATTACAGTAATTTTGAATTTGCTAGCATTCATACAAATCAATTGCATTTGGCATTTGAAGAGCAAATAGTGTTCCACATGAAGTCGAGAACAATATTATTAtccttattattatttgtttgtcgTCACCTGTGCCTTGGAGGCAAGAAGTGAACTGAATCACTGTGACCTGCATGTCTCTCCTAATATAACCATGAAGCtataatagcttcatgatataaCAGAGGAGATACATTTACACataacgcactggcttcagtcatccgcttggggtggactcgaacccatgaTCTCCGGTTCGACAGGCagacgctttaccgactgagcaaACCTTGCTCTCACATACAAATTATACTATATTTTTCATATCCCAGACAAATAGAGGGGTTCTGCATCACTTTACTCGGAAACTATAAAATAGCATTTAATGTCTTATCCATGCAATCAGACAAGTAggtgatgaaaatatttgtacagctacatacatgtatctagtaaaagatcaaattatattttctgtttaatatatcgggggggggggggctcctttCCTAAGCTTAGCCCATCACTACCAactccccctcaaaaaaagaataatattaatgacaaaatgaaaacaagaatCAAGAAAATCTCTTTAATTTTGCCAAtggcatttacatgtacatgtatcatgtcaCTATGGTGTCCATAACTTAGCCACATCAAATTGCAAGACTCtttgaatcatattttcattctgCTGTATGggggcgttgtggtctagtggttatgaatctcatctttcaatctgagggatgtgGGTTCCAATCTCACCCATAGCGTGTTTTCCTACAgcaaaagaaatttatccacaggtgaatgggtacccggcaggattaactCCTTGAATGCACGGTCACCAAGCGcttttagcagctggagctacatgtacagccggggtaatattatTGTTCGCCGACCCACGCACAGAGCGCCACCTACGACATCAGCCAGCCGTGACCGCCAGCCCAGCCCTCACCCATGTCCGCACGCACTCCACAAGTACCGCCGCACGCCGAGCGAACactcactcctgaagacggacaatCAACCTGCCcaaaacgtcgagtctctctactgcttctactcatcatctctactcgccgactcaagccagcaacTCCTCATCCagcctactactcaagctgtttctTCAACTCATTAatctcttctggtttacagtcctttcaggactactttcaagaaaagaatactctactctcaaatttccactttctcgcctatccaattccttttcttcttctttccactgtttctataacactccacatggtgtaccgtaaaccacatcagcgattgtacatgccaccatgcaaaccttcaaacaccAATTACATACTAAAGTCaaaatatgaaggaaaaaaagaatagaTCTAGGCATAAATGTATCAACTTTATTAACTTTTGTGTACATGTTCCAAATGCATAGTACGTGACAAAGGACTCCTTTTTTCGCTTTTCTTCAATCAGGAGAATCCTTTCCATGAGGAGAGTTATATGATATCAAGTGCATGAAATACACAAATGAAGGGTAGAAATATAACACTGTACGTCATGAAGCACAATGATTGACACATCGAAAATTACCATCCAGGAAATTAAAATGGCTACCTGTCAAAAAATGGATATCCAGGCATTTACAAGCGTATATTTGCATTAAGGAATATAATAATGCCCATCATATACAGTATGCATCACCATGCCCACCAGAccccatacatgtactgtaggcctacaaataaatgtacatgtactgtacattgtGATGttcatcagatttttttttctttctttcttttttatacagCCCTTAATGTGTTTTAAATAGACAACTTTGCTTTCACAGAGTAGtccttttaaatattttattgaaaattctcagataaatatgatttcatacGTGTAGCAATTGACTAAAAATACTACAGTGCATATATGGAATCACTTAACACATCTATAGGTAAATCACAATCCCCTATATGCACTGCCTATCACTCGATATTTCTAACGCATAGACTACCGGCTCCTCTTTTCCTCAGCTCTAGGCATCACAGGCCTACATACTActattttaaaggacaagtccaccccaacaaaaagatgattcaaactgaaagagaaaaatccaacaagcataacactgaaaatttcatcaaaatcggttgtaaaataagaaagttgtggcattttaaagttttgcttaatttcacaatacagttatatgcacaccctggtcggtatgcaaatgaggagactgatgatgtcatccactcactatttcttttgtattttattatatgaaatatggaatattctaattttctcctcattgtcgagtgaaaaaacaattaattcctccctgaacctgtggaattagcattttttaatactatatggttcagtcaagttggtccttattgtcaaatatgtaaaaaatgaaatattgtataattcaaacaattaaaaaacaaaagaaatagtgagtgaatgacatcaccgactctctcattt
Proteins encoded in this window:
- the LOC129259440 gene encoding porimin-like produces the protein MVVTCSAQTTTEAPSDATTLNMTTAEVGPTKNMTTAKEPDTDAANDSTTTKPNTEAPAPDKTSPEAQTTKAPMTDSPTESPAVGTTDKAADSGSSKGFSAGSFVGGIILAVAVLGIGFCGFKFYQSRQDKNYQTL